The DNA window TTCAATTTTTCTCGATAACTACGAAAAGACGAAAAGCAATGAATCTGTCCAGGGGACGCAATAGCTTCTCCAGATACTGAAGGACTGGCCAAAGGAATAATGGGCATAGACTAGGATTATGGAATCCACCGCTTAAAGGATAAATGACAAAATCCGTCTTTTTTTCGCGGATGATTTTGAGACGAGGGAAATCCTTAATAAACCGTTCTCTATATTTCTTGAATATCAGTGTGGGTATAGCCTGGTTGCCATGAAACGGGTCCTTTTCTCTCTCCGGACGACTCATTTTGAATGGGTCAATCTGCCAAACCATGCCTTCGGTGTGGAGGAACTTATAGACAAAAAAAGAGGTCCAAGAGATATAGGGCTCCATCGCAATAATCCTCCCTTTTTTTGTCAGTACCCTTTCTGCTTCAGAAAAAAAACGAGCCGGTTCCGTAAGGTGGTGAATCACATCGAAAAGGACTATGTTATGCAGGCTCTCATCTTTAAAGGGAAGAACATGGGCGTCCAGTACGGCATCCAGCCATGGAGCAAAGAGAATATCGGAACTAATTGTATCAGGGAAAAACTCTCCTAAATTCCCGCTGCCTCCCCCCAACTCAAGACTATTTCCGGGCCTTAGAGCATTTACAATGAGACGATACCATGTATGGTACAGCCTTTCTAAGATTTTTTTGGATCTCCATATCCGCCGCCGCTCAGCTAAAATATCAAGCGACGCTCGAGCTGTTGTTACACCCAAATGTGAAGATCCAAAATTCAAATGCAACCCGGTTTTCTAAATGGCTTTGATCTTTCGATAAGCGAATATAGTCATTTTCAGCAGAAGCCACCCATGTCGGAATCGGCTGATATTGGTGCTGCCATAGGTCCTTTCACGATATCGTATGGGGACTTCCACCACCTTGAGATTCTGTTTCACTGCCCCGAAAATCAGATCAAAGTCACCAAAAGGATCAAAGTCTCCAAAATAGCTCCTGTTGGCCCGAATCTTCTCATAATCTTCTCGAAAAAGAGCCTTTGTTCCACATAGAGTATCCTTGAATCTCTGGTTCAGGATCCAGGTGAACATTATGGAAAAGAATTTATTCCCAAGAAAATTCAGGAATCTCATGGCCTGCTTTTCCATGGGGTATATGAGTCGGCAGCCATTGATGAACTCCCCGTGATTTTCCACAAGGGCCCTGTAGAACTTGGGCAGGTCTTCAGGGCGAACACTGAGATCAGCATCGAGTATCATCAGAATATCGCCTTTATCGGAGTTGAATCCTTTTCTTACCGCGTCTCCCTTCCCCTCACCGTCCTGCACCATGAATTTGATATCCTTATGGGGTTGTTCCTTAATAACCCTCTCCACCTCTTCCTGGGTACCATCCGTAGAACGCCCATCAACAAAGATTATCTCCTGATGTTTACAAAATGCAGGGATTCGTTCCACTGCCGCCCTAATATTACCCTTCTCGTTTCGACAGGGTATCACGATCGTTGTGGAGAGGTCTTGTTTCTCTGTTTGACCCACCGGTCGGGCGACTATATAGCGGCACAGACATAGCTTTCTCAAGCCTGGAAGAGAAGCAAGATATCGGTTAACAAAATCACTGAACCACGGGATTCTCTTTGGAACAAGCAAACGGCATTCGGATTTTACCACCTGAAATTGTGCCAACGACAACAAGTTGCATATATCCTCGGAAGATAGCCAGTTCTGGTATTGCTGGGGCATCTTCAACCCCAAAGCCTCTCCTATGTTAAGAATCGGTTCCCAAAGAAAATTGTAATAGGATACGATGACGCGGCTACTTGGACGGCAAAAGGTGTGAAGCCCTCTGAAGGTTGCCTCGATATCCATGAGATGCCCCACAATGTCAGGCATTATCAATATATCAAAAGTCTCTCCCCAGCCTTCTACTTGTTCCATATCAGCTAAGCGAAATTCTAATTCGGGATATCGCTCCTTTGCTATTCTCAGCATTTCTGAACTGAAATCTATTCCAACTCCACGTTTCGGCTTCAAGGCAGCCAAAAGATGTCCAGTGCCACAGCCAAGCTCCAGTATTGAAAGGCCTTCCGGAACCAGAAATCGGAAATACCTCTCTTGGTTATCATAATAGTATCTATTCCGCTCTTTCCAGTATTGACATTTCTCTGCCAGGGCATCAAAGCGTTTCCTAATTTCCTCTTTCCTTTTATCCTCCACTCTTTAAGCTCCCCTGACTTGTCCCTTCGGCCTTTCCCACTGCCTCTTTCCTGCCACTTCTCACCTAACTCTTATCACTCATAAGTTTCAGACGTTCATGTGCTCAGCAAGTGCTTATAGAGACAGTAGTATCTCTCCGCACAATTTTTCCACGTTAAACCCCTTGCCCTGATCAATTCCTTTCCTGCCTTTCCCATCTTTTTTCTGATTTCCTCAGAAGAAAACAACTCTAGGATTTTGCTTGCCAAGGCTTCCGGATTTTCAACCGGTACGAGAAATCCGTTTGCTCCATCCTGTAGAAGCTCTCGGATGCCGGCAATATCGGTCGCAACCACTGGGAGCTGGCTTTGAAATGCCTCCAACAGCACGTTCGGCCTTCCCTCAAAAAGACTTGGCAGGACGAAGACATCAGCGCATGCGAGCCAATAGGGGATGGTATGAGTCTGTTGGTAGCCATAAAAGATAATTCTTTTCTCCAAGTCTAGTCTTGTTGCCATGTTTTCTAAGTGCTTTCGATCATCTCCGTCGCCTATTATGAATAGCCTTGCCTCCGGGTACTCCTTAACGACGAGGCTCCAGGCCTGCACAAGCCACCGAACCCCCTTAAGTTCTGTCAGACTACCCACATAGATTGCCTTGAGTCCGTCTTGGGGTACGCCATACCGGAGTTTGTGTCCTTCCAGATGCTCCATGTCGATTCTTACCTTGGATACCCCGTTGGGAATTAAAAACACCTTTTCAGGTCTGACAACGGGCTCATCTTTTAGAAAATGAGCGAATTCGTCGCTCACCGTGGTAAAGAGATCAACGCGTGGGAAGAATATCCGTGATAAGATATGAAAGGCGCCTCGTTTCTTCTCGTAAAGATTGATATCTTTCCCTCTAACCGTTAAAATGAGAGGCTTTCGCAGGAGCAGCTTGATAAATGTACACATGTAGCCAGTCGGGATCCAATTCGCGTGAATAAGATCGCATCTTCTTGCTGCAGACAGCACGTTTGTGAAAAACGTAAAGAGAAAAAAAGGTAGAATAAGAACAAGCCATGGTCTTTTCCTAATATTTGCCAGGATGCCTCCATAGCCGTAAGCAATGCCTTGATGACTTTTCATAAAGTAATTGAAGCGCCTTATTTCAACGTTCCCATGACGTTCATCTCTCTTCGATTGCGCATCGTTGGGAGCCACGATCATCACTTCAACATCGAACTTTCCCAATTCTTTGCAGATCTGATACAAGAAAGCGCCCGCAAAATCGCCTTCATATCTGGGATATGATGTTGTTACCATGCAAACCTTCATGAACTACCTTTATCTGAGTCGTCTCTTCCCCATTTAAGATTGGGATTTCAAAAAATACTGCTGTAGGCAAGATACAAGATATAGACAAACGGACACATGGTCTATTTGAGATTTTTATTGTATTCCATATCAAACCACATGGCAAAGAAAAGGGATTGCAGGCCGGATATGAACAAAAACGAAGCAAAGAGAGCGCTCGTTGCAGCAACCGGAGTCCCGGTAGCCCTCAGGATCAACAGGTAAAGCCCGAGAAGTGTGCCGGCCGGCGTGAGAGACAGGCCCAGAAAGTAGAAGAAAACCAATGGATGAAAATCTCTGATGATATACTTGTATGTGAGTCTCTTAAAGAACCCTTGAAGGAGAAGCAGTGTAATGAAAGGCCCATCCTTCCATATGCGGATTCCGGATTCTTCACCGATATCATAAACGGGCTTTACCTCTACGTCTCTTACCCTCATGTTCTCAATATTGAGTTTAACAAGCATATCGTTTGGCATGCCATAACGCTTGTGAATGGAATTAAGGGGGATATGCTGCAAAGCCGTTCCGGAAATGGCTGTGTAGCCACATTGGGAATCAGCAACCTGCCAATATCCCGAGGCTACTTTTGTGAGGAGAGACAAAAATGCGTTTCCAATGTATCGAACTTTGGGGATCATGCTCCACGCTTCGCCAGTGAAGAGACGGTTCCCCTTTGCATAATCCACTTCGTTACGGCAGACCGGCTCAATAAGGTCAAGGAGGTCATCTGGGTCCATCTGGGCATCACCGGCCATCACCGCCGTTACGTCGACTGCCATGGCCAAGGCCTTCTTATAACCGCTGACAATAGCCCCTCCCACGCCTTGGTTAGAGAGGTGAACAACTAACTCTATCCTGGAATCTGATTCAATGAGGTCTTTTACAATGCCGGCAGTCCGGTCCGTGCTTGCGTCATCCACCACAATAATGGTGTCCACAAACGCGGGAACAGCCGAGATAGCCTTTGCAATCAGCTCTGCTTCGTTGTAGGCAGGTACGACGACCGCTACAGTCTTGTTCAAATGCATAGTTGCTCTAACGTGTTTTGCAGATTTTACCCAGTTTGCATTCATCCAAACGTGAGCGGAATATAGTTCCAATTGTCACTTATAGCAAGTCATGTGCCAATTCTATTGCGAATCAGACCGGGCAGCTTCCTGGAGGTACTGAACTCCCATGCCAGGACTCTGTACCCAGTAGTTAATCAGAAGAGAGTAGTTCAGGTCAGCACGCGATTCCCTTTCAAGCGGTTTATAGGTTATGATGAAATTGTAGATGACCAGGCAGTTTATGGAAACGAGGACACACATCAGTCCGCAAAAGATAATGTTGAGAATCCGTTTCCTGTTAATCCCTTTCAGGAGTTTCATCTCACGGATTGCACAATAGGGGGCCAGCAATGTGATTGGCCAGAGGTTCCAAACATGGCGAATCTGCATTCCGATCCATTGTGCGGAAATGCGATACACAGCAAAGAACATAAAGAAAAACGAGGTGAAGACAAGCATCTGGTGCAATA is part of the Deltaproteobacteria bacterium genome and encodes:
- a CDS encoding methyltransferase domain-containing protein, with the translated sequence MGGGSGNLGEFFPDTISSDILFAPWLDAVLDAHVLPFKDESLHNIVLFDVIHHLTEPARFFSEAERVLTKKGRIIAMEPYISWTSFFVYKFLHTEGMVWQIDPFKMSRPEREKDPFHGNQAIPTLIFKKYRERFIKDFPRLKIIREKKTDFVIYPLSGGFHNPSLCPLFLWPVLQYLEKLLRPLDRFIAFRLFVVIEKN
- a CDS encoding glycosyltransferase family 4 protein — its product is MVTTSYPRYEGDFAGAFLYQICKELGKFDVEVMIVAPNDAQSKRDERHGNVEIRRFNYFMKSHQGIAYGYGGILANIRKRPWLVLILPFFLFTFFTNVLSAARRCDLIHANWIPTGYMCTFIKLLLRKPLILTVRGKDINLYEKKRGAFHILSRIFFPRVDLFTTVSDEFAHFLKDEPVVRPEKVFLIPNGVSKVRIDMEHLEGHKLRYGVPQDGLKAIYVGSLTELKGVRWLVQAWSLVVKEYPEARLFIIGDGDDRKHLENMATRLDLEKRIIFYGYQQTHTIPYWLACADVFVLPSLFEGRPNVLLEAFQSQLPVVATDIAGIRELLQDGANGFLVPVENPEALASKILELFSSEEIRKKMGKAGKELIRARGLTWKNCAERYYCLYKHLLST
- a CDS encoding glycosyltransferase family 2 protein codes for the protein MHLNKTVAVVVPAYNEAELIAKAISAVPAFVDTIIVVDDASTDRTAGIVKDLIESDSRIELVVHLSNQGVGGAIVSGYKKALAMAVDVTAVMAGDAQMDPDDLLDLIEPVCRNEVDYAKGNRLFTGEAWSMIPKVRYIGNAFLSLLTKVASGYWQVADSQCGYTAISGTALQHIPLNSIHKRYGMPNDMLVKLNIENMRVRDVEVKPVYDIGEESGIRIWKDGPFITLLLLQGFFKRLTYKYIIRDFHPLVFFYFLGLSLTPAGTLLGLYLLILRATGTPVAATSALFASFLFISGLQSLFFAMWFDMEYNKNLK
- a CDS encoding glycosyltransferase yields the protein MEDKRKEEIRKRFDALAEKCQYWKERNRYYYDNQERYFRFLVPEGLSILELGCGTGHLLAALKPKRGVGIDFSSEMLRIAKERYPELEFRLADMEQVEGWGETFDILIMPDIVGHLMDIEATFRGLHTFCRPSSRVIVSYYNFLWEPILNIGEALGLKMPQQYQNWLSSEDICNLLSLAQFQVVKSECRLLVPKRIPWFSDFVNRYLASLPGLRKLCLCRYIVARPVGQTEKQDLSTTIVIPCRNEKGNIRAAVERIPAFCKHQEIIFVDGRSTDGTQEEVERVIKEQPHKDIKFMVQDGEGKGDAVRKGFNSDKGDILMILDADLSVRPEDLPKFYRALVENHGEFINGCRLIYPMEKQAMRFLNFLGNKFFSIMFTWILNQRFKDTLCGTKALFREDYEKIRANRSYFGDFDPFGDFDLIFGAVKQNLKVVEVPIRYRERTYGSTNISRFRHGWLLLKMTIFAYRKIKAI